In a single window of the Penaeus monodon isolate SGIC_2016 chromosome 3, NSTDA_Pmon_1, whole genome shotgun sequence genome:
- the LOC119595562 gene encoding 28S ribosomal protein S10, mitochondrial-like, with translation MRSIACSLLVRALRNEAGSSFSGSNAVRKSTSWVPLGSAAWLNGSRKHTPLSAPSTSTQNVFGSRLLHSSALKLSSSEVGLAVGEPDRLYNLVEVECRGHEPAVLRSYHTFVTTAARHLDIPVQEVLWPDKHIKRWTLLKSVHIYKKHRVQYEVRTHFLIMKFARLTGSTADTFLEYVQRNLPEGVAMKVTKHELQKLPDHVKPSAEVVA, from the exons GCAGGAAGCAGTTTCAGTGGTAGTAATGCAGTAAGAAAGTCAACATCATGGGTGCCTTTAGGATCTGCAGCTTGGTTAAATGGAAGTAGAAAACATACGCCATTATCTGCTCCCTCTACATCAACACAAAATGTTTTCGGTTCAAGACTGCTGCACTCTTCAGCTTTAAAACTTTCATCATCTGAAGTT GGACTTGCTGTGGGTGAGCCTGACAGATTGTACAACTTGGTAGAAGTAGAATGCCGTGGACATGAACCTGCCGTCTTACGTTCTTACCATACCTTTGTCACTACAGCTGCAAGACACCTTGATATTCCAGTTCAGGAAGT CCTTTGGCCAGACAAGCACATCAAACGATGGACTCTTCTGAAATCAGTTCACATCTACAAGAAACATCGTGTTCAGTATGAAGTGAGGACACACTTCCTCATAATGAAGTTTGCTCGCCTGACAGGGTCAACAGCTGACACTTTCTTGGAATACGTACAAAGAAATTTACCTGAAGGCGTTGCCATGAAAGTGACTaag CATGAGCTCCAGAAACTCCCAGATCACGTGAAGCCGTCAGCAGAGGTTGTGGCTTAG